A stretch of DNA from Calditrichota bacterium:
TCTCCGGGAAGCCTCCACGCCGCCGGAGCGGCCCCTGCGTGTGGTGGCAAACACGGCCTGGAATATCGGCGAAGAACTGACCTTTTCCCTGCGCTATGGGCCGGTACTGGCAGGCTCGGCAACCTTGGCGGTGCGCGACACAGTGCGCCTCAAGGGCAAACTCTGCTACCACATCCGTACCGAGGCCCAGACGAACAGGGTCTTCTCATCGGTTTACAAAGTCCGCGACGTGGCCGAGTCGTTCGTGGACGTCCAGGGGATATTCCCGTGGCGCTTTGAGAAGCACGTACGGGAGGGCAAGTATCGCGCCGACCGCACGACCATCTACGACCAGCAGCGCCATCTGGCCATCACCGGCAAAGACACCCTCAAGGTCCCCCCGTTTGTGCAGGATGTGATATCCATGGTCTACTTCCTGCGCACGCAGCCACTGGCCATTGGCGATACCCTCTCCGTTCCCAACCACGCAGATCGCAAGGTCTACGACCTCAAGGTTACCATCCACAGGCGGGAACGCGTACGCGTGGCGGCCGGGGTGTTCGATTGCTTGGTGGTGGAGCCCTTCCTGCTCGATGGAAGCGGCGTTTTCAAACATGAGGGTCGGATCCTCGTCTGGATATCTGAAGACAGAAGGCGCATCCCTGTGCAACTGAAGAGCAAGGTGGTGGTGGGCACCGTCACAGCCGAGCTGGAACAGATGAAGGGGGCAAAGAAGACATGAACAGCCACTCATCCGGTGCGGGAAAGGACAAGGGAGGCTCAAAGTTCCGCAAACTGGACCTCTCC
This window harbors:
- a CDS encoding DUF3108 domain-containing protein; the protein is MRHFALSLFAFFLLWHPQVDTTARNQVQRVQPAQDTLATRLDTLQTLKADSLLLREASTPPERPLRVVANTAWNIGEELTFSLRYGPVLAGSATLAVRDTVRLKGKLCYHIRTEAQTNRVFSSVYKVRDVAESFVDVQGIFPWRFEKHVREGKYRADRTTIYDQQRHLAITGKDTLKVPPFVQDVISMVYFLRTQPLAIGDTLSVPNHADRKVYDLKVTIHRRERVRVAAGVFDCLVVEPFLLDGSGVFKHEGRILVWISEDRRRIPVQLKSKVVVGTVTAELEQMKGAKKT